One Bombus huntii isolate Logan2020A chromosome 12, iyBomHunt1.1, whole genome shotgun sequence DNA segment encodes these proteins:
- the LOC126872140 gene encoding N-acetylgalactosaminyltransferase 6-like, with product MMRRNVVSLIKFFLLAVLTVFLTVVIFRYVRTSPNHEIVTPVTVLVGIEGDSQKNFVDSRQNLNHFYQDLDEKIDWHDYKTIEEDRKRTGIGEHGKPAFLSPSLDALKEKLYQVNGFNAALSDEISMNRSVPDIRHPDCKKKKYLRNLDSVSVIVSFHNEHFSTLMRTCWSVINRSPAFLLKEIILVDDASTKAELKKPLEDYITEHLTKVKIVRLEERSGLIKGRLAGAKIAKAKVLVFLDSHSEANVNWLPPLLEPIAQDYKTCVCPFIDVIAYETFEYRAQDEGARGAFDWELYYKRLPLLPEDLQNPTEPFKSPVMAGGLFAISAKFFWELGGYDPELDIWGGEQYELSFKIWQCGGQMYDAPCSRVGHIYRKFPPFPNPGKGDFLGKNYKRVAEVWMDEYAEYIYTRRPHLRSLNPGNLKEQRDLRARLHCKPFKWFMENIAFDLVDVYPPVEPDDFASGEIRNMGVPELCLDSKKRKKDELVVVDTCIKDNPKIIGEQEFKLTWHKDIRPKDRTECLDVSRGGAKAPVTLYPCHGGQGNQLWRYNVEKQWLMHGYTSRCLDTDPASKKVFAAKCDSSSATQKWRIEKVNMKAINNWDNVGPKRH from the exons ATGATGAGAAGAAATGTTGTGAGCCTGATAAAGTTCTTCCTTCTGGCGGTTCTCAccgtgttcctaaccgtcgTCATATTCCGCTATGTACGAACGTCACCTAACCATGAAATCGTGACACCAGTTACCGTATTGGTGGGCATTGAAGGTGACAGTCAGAAAAATTTCGTCGATTCTAGGCAGAATCTCAACCATTTTTATCAG GACTTGGATGAAAAGATAGACTGGCATGATTATAAGACAATTGAAGAAGACAGGAAAAGAACCGGTATAGGTGAACATGGAAAGCCAGCATTTCTATCACCATCTCTCGATGCATTGAAGGAAAAGTTGTATCAGGTAAATGGTTTTAATGCTGCGCTCAGCGATGAGATCTCAATGAATCGCTCAGTACCTGACATTAGGCATCCAGActgtaagaaaaagaaatatttaagaaatctTGATTCAGTTTCTGTGATAGTTTCCTTCCATAATGAACATTTTAGCACTCTAATGCGAACTTGTTGGAGTGTGATTAATCGTTCACCAGCGTTTCTCCTCAAGGAAATAATATTGGTAGATGATGCTAGTACCAAGGCAGAATTGAAAAAGCCTTTAGAGGATTATATAACCGAACACTTGACAAAAGTGAAAATTGTAAGACTAGAGGAGCGTTCTGGTTTAATTAAAGGTCGTTTAGCCGGAGCAAAGATTGCAAAAGCAAAAGTACTTGTATTTTTGGATTCTCATAGTGAAGCAAATGTCAATTGGTTACCACCATTGCTGGAACCCATTGCACAGGATTACAAAACTTGTGTGTGTCCTTTTATTGATGTGATAGCTTATGAGACGTTCGAATACAGAGCTCAAGATGAGGGTGCAAGAGGAGCTTTTGACTGGGAATTGTATTACAAACGGTTGCCACTGCTACCTGAAGATCTTCAAAACCCAACAGAGCCATTTAAAAGTCCAGTAATGGCAGGTGGTCTGTTTGCCATTAGTGCAAAATTCTTTTGGGAACTAGGTGGATATGATCCAGAATTAGATATATGGGGAGGTGAACAGTATGAGCTATCGTTTAAGATATGGCAATGTGGAGGTCAAATGTACGATGCCCCTTGTTCAAGAGTAGGTCATATTTATAGAAAGTTCCCACCTTTCCCTAATCCAGGAAAGGGAGACTTTTTGGGAAAGAATTATAAGAGAGTAGCAGAAGTATGGATGGATGaatatgcagaatatatcTATACAAGACGTCCGCATTTGAGGTCGTTGAATCCTGGAAACTTAAAAGAGCAAAGAGATTTGAGAGCTAGATTACATTGTAAACCATTCAAATGGTTTATGGAAAACATAGCTTTCGATCTTGTTGATGTGTACCCTCCTGTCGAGCCTGATGACTTTGCATCTGGAGAAATTCGTAACATGGGTGTGCCAGAACTGTGCCTAGACTCAAAAAAGCGAAAAAAGGACGAACTTGTTGTAGTTGATACCTGCATAAAGGATAATCCCAAAATTATAGGAGAACAAGAATTCAAACTGACTTGGCATAAAGACATTAGGCCAAAGGATCGTACAGAATGTTTGGATGTTTCTAGAGGAGGTGCAAAGGCTCCAGTCACTTTGTATCCTTGCCATGGAGGCCAAGGAAATCAATTATGGCGTTACAACGTTGAAAAACAATGGCTGATGCACGGTTATACGTCGAGGTGCTTAGACACAGATCCAGCAAGCAAAAAAGTCTTTGCAGCGAAATGTGATTCGTCTTCTGCTACGCAAAAGTGGAGAATTGAGAAAGTAAATATGAAAGCTATTAATAACTGGGATAATGTGGGACCCAAACGACATTAA
- the LOC126872127 gene encoding TLD domain-containing protein 2 isoform X14 — protein MPRPKFLNPITKISKFLKQKTKVLSMSEELRRALYTNSAVSIDNDVIVPDLVGTTEILSDEHREQLCRHLPARAEGYLWTLVFSTSQHGFSLNSMYRKMAKIESPILLVIEDTEGNVFGALTSCSLHVSDHFYGTGESLLFKFTPRFQAFHWTGDNLYFIKGNNESLAIGAGDGKFGLWLDGDLYQGRSQSCSTYGNEPLAPREDFVVKTLECWAFI, from the exons GTACTGTCTATGAGCGAGGAACTCAGGCGAGCTCTGTACACGAACAGCGCCGTCTCCATAGACAACGATGTCATCGTTCCCGACCTGGTTGGCACCACCGAGATCCTCAGCGACGAGCACAGAGAACAACTGTGCCGGCATTTGCCTGCCAGGGCGGAGGGCTACCTCTGGACCCTCGTTTTCAGTACCAGTCAACATGGATTTAGTCTAAACAGTATGTACAGGAAGATGGCCAAAATAGAGAGCCCAATTCTCTTGGTGATAGAAGATACAGAGGGCAAC GTGTTTGGTGCGTTGACCTCGTGCTCTCTGCACGTGAGTGATCATTTCTATGGAACCGGCGAATCTCTTCTCTTCAAGTTCACGCCCAGATTCCAGGCGTTCCACTGGACTGGGGACAACCTCTATTTCATCAAAGGCAACAACGAAAGCCTTGCCATCGGTGCCGGAGA TGGCAAGTTTGGATTGTGGCTAGACGGAGACCTATACCAAGGCAGGTCACAATCTTGTAGCACGTATGGAAACGAGCCGCTGGCACCGCGAGAAGATTTCGTGGTGAAAACGCTGGAATGTTGGGCATTCATATAG
- the LOC126872150 gene encoding 2-Hydroxyacid oxidase 1: protein MAQKMICIEDFEKYASTHLTPSVRDYYNSGAGEQFSLQLNKDAFKRYRIRPRFLRNVAKRDLSTRILGEQISMPLGVAPAAMQRMAHPEGECANARAAQEAGTIYILSTISTSSIEEVAEAAPKAIKWFQLYIYNDRNVTLNLVSRAERAGFKALVLTVDAPLFGDRRADIRNKFSLPTHLRLGNFEGELSSKINNAKSGSGLSEYVMNLFDASLTWEDIKWLKSITKLPIVLKGVLTPQDALLAIESGVSGIIVSNHGARQVDTLPATIEALSEIAEAVNGRIEIYMDGGVRQGIDVFKALALGAKMVFVARPMLWGLSYGGEEGARAVLEVFRKEIDVTFALTGCASVQDVKKDMVQHESYYSHL from the exons ATGGCTCAAAAAATGATCTGTATTGAGGACTTCGAGAAATATGCTAGCACGCATTTAACACCTTCTGTCAGAGATTATTACAATTCTGGGGCGGGCGAGCAGTTCAGTTTACAGCTAAATAAGGATGCTTTCAAaag ATACAGGATAAGACCAAGATTTCTAAGAAATGTTGCCAAGAGGGACTTAAGCACCAGGATTTTAGGTGAACAAATCTCGATGCCATTGGGAGTCGCACCAGCAGCTATGCAACGTATGGCGCATCCTGAGGGTGAATGTGCAAATGCAAGAg CTGCCCAGGAAGCAGGCACGATCTACATACTCTCAACGATATCAACAAGTAGTATTGAGGAAGTCGCAGAAGCTGCGCCAAAGGCAATAAAGTGGTTCCAACTGTATATATACAACGACCGTAATGTTACTCTAAATTTAGTTTCACGAGCAGAGCGCGCTGGTTTTAAAGCTCTCGTCCTTACTGTCGATGCACCGCTGTTCGGTGATAGACGTGCTGACATTAGGAACAAATTTTCTCTTCCAACTCATCTGAG attagGAAATTTTGAGGGAGAGTTATCCAGTAAAATAAACAATGCCAAGAGTGGCTCTGGTTTAAGCGAATACGTTATGAACTTGTTTGATGCTTCCTTGACCTGGGAAGACATCAAATGGCTGAAAAG TATTACAAAGCTGCCGATCGTTTTAAAGGGAGTTCTTACCCCACAAGATGCACTGTTAGCCATCGAAAGTGGAGTATCAGGAATCATCGTTTCAAATCACGGCGCCCGACAAGTTGACACTCTTCCAGCAACg ATTGAGGCATTGTCAGAAATAGCGGAAGCTGTAAACGGCAGAATAGAGATCTATATGGATGGAGGTGTGAGGCAGGGAATTGATGTTTTCAAGGCACTTGCTCTGGGTGCTAAAATG GTTTTTGTTGCCCGGCCTATGCTGTGGGGTCTGTCTTACGGTGGTGAGGAAGGTGCAAGGGCAGTTCTTGAAGTCTTCAGGAAAGAAATTGATGTTACATTTGCGTTGACAG GCTGTGCTAGTGTTCAAGACGTTAAGAAAGACATGGTTCAACACGAATCTTACTACAGCCATTTGTAG